The genomic segment TGTCCACATTTGCTCTCATCATGCAAACCAGCCGCCCACCAGAGGTACCTAACATTTCTAGTGAACACTGAAGAACAGCACAGATTTGGTACTCATGAACTCTGACATGTTTTCTCAGAGTGACTCACTGCTGGATCTGTTGAATTTGGTGTGTGTGAGCGTGGGGCTGGTGTTCTTCACTTTAGCCCTGTTGACCTTTGCCCTTTGTCAGTGGAGCCCTGGAGTGAACAATGTAGCTCGAATCAACATCTGCATCAGTCTTCTGCTGGCTCACCTTCTGTTCCTGCTCACACAGCATTTCCTAAGTCTCATACAGCCTCAGCAGGTGAGAATGATGAAGGAGCCCTACAGCTAGTGATGGCGAGATGAAGCCTCATGAAGCTTTCAGCTTTTCAGTGAAGTGGTTGACAAAAGGGTTAGTTTTTAGAGACTTAATTTGCTCACAATACCACCTGGTGGCCAAAGAGTGCAAAAGCAGATATATTTATTACAGAAAGAGATGTAAAGTCCAGGGGTCAgtaagtaaaagtcctgccatatgttTATTCCACCCATGAAAttagcagctgatttcaccagaggaggaaccaagtcattccttttaAGTCACAAGCAAGTAttaagtcaaatcccaagtcctcaaagagttaaagttaatgagataattaagtgattaattgaattATGATTGTGCTTTAGTGATAAACACttgctgttattgagaattacagaggatcggatgatttattggttaaaattatgccaccatcatggagatcagtgtttgctttagttgggctcttgacccttttaaTAATTCAAAGTCATTTGGTTAAGCATTTGCAGTTGTGTTACatagtaaacattaacacattgcTGAATTAAAAGCTTGAAAGAGCaaattaaattacactttttttctaaaactttGAAGCCAACATCATTAAAGTGTCTCTCTTTGGTTTGTTAAATGATGTTCAGCTATTACTGAGCTACAAAAAAGtcctattaaacaaatattaatgtaCTGAATAAATATTGTAGAGGCTCAGGATTTTAGACATGAGCacttatcatatgatcctcaacagtaGTGACAATAATTTTGGGGTGCATACCAGCATGCACTTCAGcatgaagcattttgttgattatcaccattgttgagattcatatgctgggtcATCATGTCTGTGCATCTTATTAGAACAAGGTTTTAAAAAAGTTAAACTCATTACATACATTAGATTTCAAATGAATTCCTTATGCCTATTAAACCAATGGTTAATTTGCATATGGTAGTTCCACAAGGTATGttatttaaaaactgaacatatgttaaaatatatagaattgTTTTGGAAAGATACAGGCTGATGCCTTATAATTACTTCATCATGTAAAACCAGCTAGTAGCGGTTTTCTGCACAGCACACATACTTTCACAGTTAAACATCTAACACAAGAAGGcaaaggtcaagagcccaactgaagcaaacgctgatctccatgatggtggcatcattttaaccaataaaacatcagcatctgatcctctgtaacgcacaataacagcaggtgttcatcaccaatgcacaatcatcatttaattagtcttttaattatgtcattgactttaactctttgaggacttgggatttgacttgagactagtttgtgacttgaaaggaatgacttggttcttcctttggtgaaatcagctgctgagttcatgggtggaacaaaaatatggcaggacttttactttctgacccctggactttacACCTCTGTCTGTAATATATCTGCTTGTTTTGAACTCGTTGGCCACCAGGTGGTATTGTGAGCAAATTAAGTTTCCAGAAATTAACCCTTTTATGAACCACTTGGCTGAAAATCTTATAGCTTCATGAGGCTTCATCTTGCCATCACTACCTACAGCTCAGCACAGCCTCACTGAGAATCATCACAACCCTCTCTCATGATCTCCAGGTGTTGTGTGCCGTGATCTCAGGCCTTCTGCACTTCCTCTTCCTCTCCGgctttgtgtggatgttcattgAAGCTGTGCTGCTCTTCATCTGTGTGAAGAACCTATCACAGATCAGCTCCAAGAAGAGGGAGGTGCTTAGCAGTGGATTCCTGTGTGTGATTGGATATGCAGTTGCTctggttgtggtgtgtgtgtctgctgtggTGGATCCCAAAGGCTACGGCAGTGAACTGTGagtattttttagttttgttttgtttttttaataaaatatacaccATTGACAGAGGCTGTATCAACATCATGCACAAtataaaaatctgtaatattttaCAAGTCAATAccttaaaaagtatttttgacaAAATCATTCAGTATTCAGTTAAATCATAcacctaaccccccccccccccccccctcccacaaACAGCTGCTGGATTAAAATGGATAAAGGCTTCATCTGGAGTTTTCAGGGTCCTGTTTTTGTCATACTAGCGGTAAAGACATTTCTTAAATCTCATTACTAAAATGACTattcattaaaaagaaatcaAAGTGATTAATTACTCTTCTACCTTTCAGTTAAACATGATTATCTTCATAAAGATCGTCACCACTGTGAACTCGGCTCTCAAAAATCTCAATGTTGAGGTTTcacagatgaaaaaaaacaagtaatCTGATTTAATTTCTCTATAAAAACCACATATAGTCAATAAAGACATACAATATTGTtccatctcttttttttctgcaggattatggcatttaaaattcTGGGTCAGTGTGTGGTTGTTGGTTGCCCCTGGATTCTGGGTATCTTCATTAATGGCAGTGAGGTGCTGGAGATCATCTTCCTGATCTTGATCTCCCAGCAGGGAACCTTCATCTTCCTGATCTACTGTGCCCTCAATAATGAGGTcagattcttcttcttcttttttaacaAACAAACTCCATTGTGTTTCATGAAGTCACTCGGCTCCTCGTTTTATTCTTGTCCAGGTCAGGCAGCAGTATAGGAAGCTCTTCAGATTCATTTGCTGTGACAAACAACACTGAGGACTTCAACATCATGTTCAGGAAGGAATAAATATTGTTCAATTAAAtgttggcaaaaaaaataaaaaaataactttttaagttATCTAGAGAGCAGCCCTTGGGCCACCATGGCATCAAAGAAAAATCATCAAGATAAGACAACCCAAGAAACTTGTTTACTTCTCACTTTATTCTCTAGAGAAACATTCACTAGGGAGACTTCTCtccagagccggattatccataagggcacttgggccagtgcccaggggcaccaaccattcataacaactaggggggcaccacatgacacaagctttaaaaatatttttcataaattgttttattattaacttgaaattcttaaaagaccatacataactcatttatgaacactaacttaacaacaataataataataataaattataaataaataaagattacatgaccactatcagtcccccccttccatccccaatctgtcagagttgagttggtccaaGATAAGTAAacgcaaatgtgtaatttttttaacggctacagaaaatgaatcaaaatggacagacgtgaattgagtggttttgcaaaaagaaagttaaagaaagacaaggacgctagacgtttagctacaattcaaaatgttccagggatcgaaagttgtttttttaaaatgagtgaagaatgagctcaggacgacaatgacacagaagtgATTTACTGCACTCTCGCTTGCTCTTCCTGtttaccattgaagttaaagttaaaacattaccgtctacagccgcgagagggcgctctatgctgctcagcgccctctcgcggctgtagaggGTAATGTTTTCCCTTGGTTCTTGTTTccaaataaatgcgacttatagtccagtgtgacttatatatgttttttgccTTGTcaggacgtatttttggactgatgcgacttaaacttaggtgcgacttatagtccaaaaaatacggtagttggacaagttaataaattactttttattttagaaatcaccttaattatgtctggggggggggggggcatttgagGTATAGTGTCTTAATAAGGCCCTGTCACACTGTCTTAATATGGTCCTGCTTCTCTCCATTAATTCATAGAAACGGTTTGTCTATTAATTATCATACATATCCCCAGGACACTGTgtgtattattactttttatatattgtgttgcATTGTATACTGTTTATGTCTTATGACATTATTAGATAATGTAACCTTACTGTTACCATCTCAGATGTCCCTACACAACACATGCTTGCTATATTGAATATAACTGCAAATCTGTAACAGTCTCGCATGAAATGAAACTTTTGGCATTACTCAAGCCAAACTCAAGAGGTGTGACCTCACATGTGTAgtgatgatctggcccacatttagcatggaatgatggcacttgggcagactgctcctgtttgccagatctGAGCCAAACGCAGGCCACAACCCCTGTTGGTCTTTTAGCACATCAACAATAACAATCATACTGATGAAGCATTTAGACAGTTTAAAGAACACTCTTTAATAGAGTAGAGCAAATAATATCTATAactaaaatatgataaaatgccACTTACAGCTAGTCACATCCCTGTTTTTCATGTATTGCTGCTAATGGCATCAATTGTTTATCTCATTGTTTCCTGCATGTTGGGTTAATTTTGTATGCTAAATTGTGTCTGAGCTGTATATACATGTTGGCCTGTATAGTTCATCTTCATTGTCTCCTGCTTTGTTGGGGATAATTTCATATACACAGTAAAATCCTGAGTGTTTAAATTAACACTGCCCGGATCACATATGGTCCCACTCTAAAAGAGAGTTTGGAAATAATaagcagaatcaccaaccgagaaaatcacaatttgtgtgttaccattatagtggtcagtgtttgctttagttgggatcttggcttgtggctttttaatttttaaatttgtgtGTCAAGGTGTTGATGattatgtttaaatgtaattgttgCTTGACCTTTATCGTTGAACTCATTTACAGTCTCTTCTTTAAGATTATTGATCgttattgattgtaacagctttgattccacaatgaaagagtTTGTATTTTCTACACATTTTGTAGGCATCTCTTGCAAgctattctgattttttttttttattaaagagttttaattttaggcacacacagataacaagaatcagcatatgaatatcaacaatggtgacaaacagcatattcagataaacagatctactctgaacatcacaaaactagatacaaaaaaattcacataaaaaaatatagttagaataaaaagttaaaaagacagttcagttcataatttattcatgccacaatgcatgaagggagccatggatgagtttttattggctacaacatgcttttttgatggtcaccattgttgtgatgctcacgctgattcttgatgtctgtgtgtctaaactaaagactttttttgttttatgtagaactaacttttaaaaacatgtcatattatggCAAAAATGCTGGATCACTGTTTTCCCACCTAATTTATGTAcacagtaaagaaacctgaactcaggcattcaggtcactccatgacaattagtcCAAACCAGTATCA from the Carassius carassius chromosome 7, fCarCar2.1, whole genome shotgun sequence genome contains:
- the LOC132144108 gene encoding adhesion G protein-coupled receptor E3-like; the protein is MVISFLSGINITLKKGCTTQTCLQNFLDQIENITVLPLDTVTSILTVAFSTLEKILEPSILSSPTELASFGNLVLKTSEKLISTLVKPTDTSYSVNFTLAAIEGQVFMLGPNVTLDKTLGLDTTNSSVDIDLIGIANNNNGRSAAVAFMSYTMMENLLKPDFFNTPENTIQTMMSTVISATLPKSTNTILTKPVNFTFRHIRESGPSGSLSCVYWNISKWIVDGCTVLETNSSYTVCSCDHLSTFALIMQTSRPPESDSLLDLLNLVCVSVGLVFFTLALLTFALCQWSPGVNNVARINICISLLLAHLLFLLTQHFLSLIQPQQVLCAVISGLLHFLFLSGFVWMFIEAVLLFICVKNLSQISSKKREVLSSGFLCVIGYAVALVVVCVSAVVDPKGYGSELCWIKMDKGFIWSFQGPVFVILALNMIIFIKIVTTVNSALKNLNVEVSQMKKNKIMAFKILGQCVVVGCPWILGIFINGSEVLEIIFLILISQQGTFIFLIYCALNNEVRQQYRKLFRFICCDKQH